One region of Pogona vitticeps strain Pit_001003342236 chromosome 1, PviZW2.1, whole genome shotgun sequence genomic DNA includes:
- the NDUFAF1 gene encoding complex I intermediate-associated protein 30, mitochondrial, which yields MALFLRVLDAVGPLNKSHGPNGLCLLLRPFIEDYNPRWYSSYRRPGTAPDNTPPWKNIHIDLKKGVEVIKEHSRRLKKEIVDHLRGVDGLTLSEYLTEQTRVVWQFRSEEDLKQWVISSDAEIGGKSEVYLKLGKNNQSAVLYGTIDTTVPRDGETKYSGYCAMKTKPRLGSFNRDRPYDWTNFNSLHLRVRGDGRPWMINIYTNPYFSHTKDILYNYFMFTRGGPYWEEIRIPFSKFFYSVRSRIQDDQHPLLVDKISTLGFTLADKVDGPFQLEIDYIGLIRDGAHSEDCAYELYEKNPKNPK from the exons ATGGCTTTATTTCTCAGGGTGCTGGATGCTGTTGGCCCTCTAAATAAAAGTCATGGTCCAAATGGCCTGTGTTTGTTGCTTAGACCTTTTATTGAAGATTACAATCCAAGGTGGTACAGCAGCTACAGGAGACCAGGAACAGCACCTGACAATACTCCACCATGGAAGAACATTCACATTGACTTAAAAAAGGGAGTGGAAGTGATCAAGGAACATTCGCGACGTCTAAAAAAGGAAATAGTTGATCATTTAAGAGGAGTTGATGGACTTACATTGTCAGAGTATCTTACGGAACAGACAAGGGTGGTCTGGCAGTTTCGTAGTGAAGAAGACTTGAAACAATGGGTGATCTCTTCTGATGCTGAAATTGGAGGGAAAAGTGAAGTCTATCTAAAACTAGGAAAAAATAATCAGTCTGCTGTGCTATATGGGACCATCGATACTACTGTACCACGTGATGGAGAGACAAAATATAGTGGCTATTGTGCCATGAAAACAAAACCACGACTG GGTTCCTTTAATCGGGACAGACCTTATGATTGGACAAATTTCAATAGCCTGCACCTGCGTGTTCGTGGTGATGGTAGACCCTGGATGATAAACATATATACCAACCCATATTTCTCTCATACTAAAGATATCCTCTATAATTACTTCATGTTCACACGAGGAGGCCCATATTGGGAGGAAATCAGG ATTCCATTTTCTAAGTTCTTTTATTCAGTCCGTAGTAGAATCCAGGATGACCAACATCCTCTCCTTGTAGATAAG ATCAGCACTTTAGGATTCACTCTGGCTGACAAAGTAGATGGTCCATTCCAGCTAGAGATTGACTACATTGGTTTGATCAGAGATGGAGCACATTCTGAGGATTGTGCCTATGAGCTATATGAAAAGAATCCCAAGAATCCCAAGTAG